From the genome of Bacteroidota bacterium, one region includes:
- the phaC gene encoding class III poly(R)-hydroxyalkanoic acid synthase subunit PhaC, whose translation MSEIKELFDVQKMMGDMSQTAAKIMKGYETLQNIGEVEIGTTPKDLVWQSDKVKMYHYQRDTKAKSTIPVLVSFAMLNRHDVLDIQPDRSLMKKLLDEGLDVYIMDWGYPTKQDRYLTMEDYILGYMDDAINFLRKSTGNDKIHKMGICQGGTFSMIYASIFPEKIQSLTTYVAPYDFSTNACMLFNWTKDIDVDTMVDTLGIIPAEMLNQAFGMLKPSMDVSKYMGLMDSLEDKEKILSFLRMEKWKADCPDMPGELFRKYIKDLFRDNKLVKGEFELGSYKVNLKNMTAPFLNVYATEDNIIPNESTLGIEDKLGSKDVTSYPFPGGHIGVFVGGKSQKELGPAVAKWVIEHS comes from the coding sequence ATGAGTGAAATAAAAGAATTATTCGATGTGCAGAAGATGATGGGCGATATGAGTCAAACTGCTGCAAAAATTATGAAGGGCTACGAAACCCTCCAAAACATTGGCGAAGTAGAAATAGGTACTACACCCAAAGACTTGGTATGGCAAAGCGACAAGGTAAAAATGTACCACTACCAACGTGATACTAAAGCCAAATCGACCATACCTGTATTGGTATCGTTTGCTATGCTCAACCGCCACGATGTCTTGGACATACAGCCTGATAGAAGCTTGATGAAAAAATTGCTCGACGAAGGTTTGGATGTCTATATAATGGACTGGGGCTACCCCACCAAACAAGACCGCTATCTTACGATGGAAGATTATATACTCGGGTACATGGACGATGCAATCAACTTTTTGCGTAAAAGCACAGGCAATGATAAGATACATAAAATGGGCATTTGCCAAGGTGGCACCTTCTCTATGATATATGCAAGCATTTTCCCAGAGAAAATACAATCGCTTACTACTTATGTAGCTCCCTACGATTTTTCTACAAATGCCTGTATGCTTTTCAATTGGACAAAAGATATAGACGTAGATACAATGGTTGACACCTTGGGTATTATACCTGCTGAAATGCTCAACCAAGCTTTTGGTATGCTTAAACCCAGCATGGATGTAAGCAAATACATGGGCTTAATGGACTCACTTGAAGACAAAGAAAAAATACTTTCGTTCCTACGTATGGAGAAATGGAAAGCCGATTGTCCTGATATGCCTGGAGAGTTGTTCCGCAAATACATTAAAGATTTATTCCGAGATAACAAATTGGTAAAGGGCGAATTTGAATTAGGCTCCTATAAAGTTAATTTAAAAAATATGACCGCTCCTTTTCTCAATGTTTATGCAACTGAGGATAACATTATACCCAATGAATCAACCCTTGGAATTGAAGACAAACTAGGTAGTAAAGATGTTACCTCTTATCCTTTCCCCGGCGGACACATCGGTGTATTTGTAGGCGGTAAATCGCAAAAAGAATTAGGACCTGCTGTTGCCAAATGGGTGATAGAGCATAGTTAG